A genome region from Dickeya chrysanthemi NCPPB 402 includes the following:
- the aceA gene encoding isocitrate lyase, whose protein sequence is MSTSRTQQIEQLEQEWTTPRWEGITRPYRAEDVVNLRGSVNPACTLAQLGAEKLWKLLNGKSRKGYVNCLGALTGGQALQQAKAGLEAVYLSGWQVAADANLAASMYPDQSLYPSNSVPAVVQRINNTFRRADQIQWANGIGQDDPRYTDYFLPIVADAEAGFGGVLNAFELMKSMIEAGAAAVHFEDQLASVKKCGHMGGKVLVPTQEAVQKLVAARLAADVLGVPTLLVARTDADAADLLTSDCDDYDRDFVTGERTVEGFYRTRAGVEQAISRGLAYAPYADLVWCETSTPDLALARRFAEAIHARFPGKLLAYNCSPSFNWKKNLDDHTIARFQDELSAMGYKYQFITLAGIHSMWFNMFDLAHAYAQGEGMKHYVEKVQQPEFAAIGQGYTFSSHQQEVGTGYFDKVTTLIQGGASSVTALTGSTEEQQF, encoded by the coding sequence ATGAGCACCTCTCGTACCCAACAAATCGAGCAACTGGAACAAGAGTGGACAACCCCGCGCTGGGAAGGCATCACCCGCCCGTATCGCGCTGAGGACGTAGTCAATCTGCGCGGGTCGGTGAACCCTGCCTGCACACTGGCACAACTGGGGGCGGAAAAGCTGTGGAAGCTGTTGAATGGTAAGTCGCGCAAAGGTTATGTCAACTGCCTTGGCGCACTCACCGGCGGGCAGGCGTTGCAGCAGGCGAAAGCCGGGCTGGAGGCGGTGTATTTGTCCGGCTGGCAGGTGGCGGCGGACGCCAACCTGGCCGCCAGCATGTACCCGGACCAGTCGCTCTATCCGTCTAACTCGGTGCCGGCGGTGGTGCAGCGTATCAACAATACCTTCCGACGTGCGGATCAAATCCAGTGGGCTAACGGCATCGGGCAGGATGACCCGCGTTATACCGACTATTTTTTGCCGATCGTCGCGGATGCTGAAGCCGGTTTTGGCGGGGTGTTGAATGCGTTCGAGTTGATGAAATCGATGATTGAGGCGGGTGCCGCCGCCGTCCACTTTGAAGATCAACTGGCGTCGGTGAAGAAATGCGGGCATATGGGCGGCAAAGTGCTGGTGCCGACGCAGGAAGCGGTGCAGAAACTGGTGGCGGCCCGGCTGGCGGCGGACGTGCTGGGCGTGCCGACGTTGCTGGTGGCGCGTACCGACGCCGATGCAGCCGATTTACTGACCTCGGATTGTGATGATTACGATCGGGACTTTGTTACCGGTGAACGTACGGTGGAGGGGTTTTATCGCACTCGCGCCGGGGTGGAGCAAGCGATCAGTCGCGGGCTGGCCTACGCCCCTTACGCCGACCTGGTGTGGTGTGAAACCTCAACGCCGGATCTGGCGCTGGCACGACGTTTCGCCGAGGCGATTCACGCCCGTTTCCCCGGTAAATTGCTGGCCTATAACTGTTCGCCGTCGTTCAACTGGAAGAAGAATCTGGATGATCACACCATCGCTCGTTTTCAGGATGAACTGTCGGCAATGGGTTACAAATACCAGTTCATCACGTTGGCGGGGATCCACAGCATGTGGTTCAACATGTTCGACCTGGCACATGCCTATGCGCAGGGCGAAGGCATGAAGCACTATGTGGAGAAAGTGCAACAGCCGGAGTTTGCGGCTATTGGGCAAGGCTACACCTTCTCCTCTCATCAGCAGGAAGTGGGCACCGGCTATTTCGACAAGGTAACCACCCTGATTCAGGGAGGCGCGTCGTCTGTGACCGCGTTGACCGGATCGACTGAAGAACAACAGTTCTGA
- the aceK gene encoding bifunctional isocitrate dehydrogenase kinase/phosphatase produces MSRGREKLVAQTILQGFDAQYGRFLEVTAGAQQRFEQADWHAVQQAMKQRIQLYDHHVGLVVEQLGCITDRQCYDAAFVARVKQIYTALLPDYPRFEIAESFFNSVYCRLFHHRELTPDKLFVFSSQPAQRFQEIPRPLARTYQPDNGWPAMLEAVLTALPLRLPWEDLARDIDYIVRSLREIFPMASLANASLQVANELFYRNKAAWLVGKLRLPGGVFPFLLPIHHNERGALFIDTCLTRHADASIVFGFARSYFMVYAPLPSALVAWLREILPGKTTAELYLAIGCQKHSKTEYYREYLDFIASTQEPFIIAPGVKGMVMLVFTLPTFDRVFKVIKDRFAPQKEVSEVRVRECYRLVKEHDRVGRMADTQEYENFVLEKARISPELLAELWREVPDKLEDLGDRLVIRHLYMERRMTPLNLYLEQASGQALRDVIEEYGNAIRQLAAANIFPGDMLFKNFGVTRHGRVVFYDYDEICYMTEVNFRDIPPPRDPADELAAEPWYSVGPNDVFPEEFRRFLCSDRRLLPLFEELHADLFRAEYWRALQQRIRSGHIEDVYAYRRRKRFSLRYADPVTPADALTS; encoded by the coding sequence ATGAGTCGGGGACGGGAAAAACTGGTGGCACAGACCATTCTGCAAGGGTTCGATGCGCAGTATGGCCGGTTTCTGGAAGTGACGGCCGGCGCGCAGCAGCGTTTCGAACAGGCGGACTGGCATGCGGTGCAGCAGGCGATGAAGCAGCGTATCCAGCTTTACGACCATCATGTCGGGCTGGTGGTGGAGCAACTGGGCTGCATTACCGACCGGCAGTGCTACGATGCGGCGTTTGTCGCGCGGGTCAAACAGATTTATACCGCGCTGTTGCCGGATTATCCGCGCTTCGAAATCGCGGAAAGCTTTTTTAATTCGGTGTATTGCCGGCTGTTTCATCACCGGGAACTGACGCCGGATAAACTGTTCGTGTTCAGTTCGCAACCGGCGCAGCGCTTTCAGGAAATTCCGCGTCCGCTGGCGCGCACCTACCAGCCCGACAACGGCTGGCCAGCGATGTTGGAAGCGGTGCTGACCGCCTTGCCGCTGCGGTTGCCATGGGAAGATTTGGCGCGGGACATCGATTATATCGTGAGGTCTTTGCGGGAAATCTTCCCGATGGCATCGTTAGCCAACGCCTCGCTGCAGGTCGCCAACGAACTGTTTTACCGCAACAAAGCGGCCTGGCTGGTGGGCAAGCTGCGTTTACCGGGCGGCGTGTTCCCGTTTTTGCTGCCGATTCACCACAACGAGCGCGGCGCGTTGTTTATCGACACCTGCCTGACGCGCCACGCGGATGCCAGCATCGTATTTGGTTTCGCCCGTTCCTACTTTATGGTTTACGCCCCGTTGCCGTCGGCGTTGGTGGCCTGGCTGCGTGAGATTTTGCCGGGTAAAACCACCGCCGAGCTGTATCTGGCGATCGGTTGTCAGAAGCATAGCAAGACCGAGTACTACCGGGAGTACCTCGATTTCATCGCCAGTACGCAGGAGCCGTTTATTATCGCACCGGGCGTGAAAGGGATGGTGATGCTGGTGTTCACGCTACCGACCTTCGATCGGGTATTCAAAGTGATCAAGGATCGGTTTGCGCCGCAAAAAGAAGTCAGCGAGGTGCGGGTGCGGGAGTGCTATCGGTTGGTGAAAGAGCATGACCGTGTCGGACGTATGGCGGATACCCAGGAGTATGAAAATTTCGTGCTGGAGAAAGCACGCATCAGTCCGGAACTGCTGGCGGAGCTGTGGCGGGAAGTGCCGGACAAACTGGAAGACCTTGGCGATCGGCTGGTGATACGCCATCTGTACATGGAACGGCGCATGACACCGCTGAATCTCTATCTGGAGCAGGCCAGCGGGCAGGCGCTGCGCGACGTCATTGAGGAGTACGGCAACGCTATCCGGCAACTGGCGGCAGCCAATATCTTTCCCGGCGATATGCTGTTCAAAAACTTCGGCGTTACCCGCCACGGCCGGGTGGTGTTTTATGACTACGACGAAATCTGCTACATGACCGAGGTGAATTTTCGCGATATTCCGCCGCCGCGCGATCCGGCGGATGAACTGGCGGCGGAACCCTGGTACAGCGTCGGGCCGAATGATGTCTTTCCCGAGGAGTTCCGCCGGTTTCTGTGTAGCGATCGCCGTTTGCTGCCGTTGTTCGAAGAACTGCACGCCGACCTGTTTCGGGCTGAATATTGGCGGGCGTTGCAGCAACGGATCCGCAGCGGTCATATCGAGGATGTCTACGCTTATCGGCGCAGAAAACGCTTTAGTTTGCGTTATGCCGACCCGGTGACGCCAGCCGATGCGCTGACGTCATGA
- the iclR gene encoding glyoxylate bypass operon transcriptional repressor IclR — MTPPEPAKRGKKPRAAAASPAQPAGQVQSLTRGLTLLEYIAKANGSIALTDLAQQAGLPNSTTHRLLTTMQQQGFVRQVGDLGLWTIGTHAFIVGSSFLQSRNLLSLVHPMLRQLMESSGETVNLAVLDQTDYQAIIIDQVQCTALMRMSAPIGGKLPMHASGAGKAFLAMLPDEKVTQLLHRKGLHSYTPQTLNAQTLKENLTAIRRQGYALDDEEHALGLRCVAACILDEHHEAFAAISISGPISRITDNRITELGALVIKAAKEITYQYGGAR, encoded by the coding sequence ATGACGCCCCCCGAACCCGCCAAACGTGGTAAAAAACCTCGCGCTGCCGCCGCCAGCCCTGCGCAACCGGCCGGACAGGTGCAGTCGCTGACCCGCGGGCTGACCTTGCTGGAATACATCGCTAAAGCCAACGGCAGCATCGCGCTGACCGACCTGGCCCAGCAGGCGGGTTTGCCCAACTCCACCACTCACCGGCTGTTGACCACCATGCAACAACAAGGCTTTGTACGTCAGGTCGGTGATTTGGGATTATGGACCATCGGCACCCATGCGTTTATTGTCGGCAGCAGCTTTCTGCAAAGCCGCAATCTGCTCAGCCTGGTACACCCGATGCTGCGCCAGTTGATGGAGAGTTCCGGTGAAACGGTGAATCTGGCCGTGCTGGACCAAACCGACTATCAGGCCATCATCATCGATCAGGTGCAGTGTACCGCGCTGATGCGCATGTCCGCGCCGATCGGCGGCAAACTGCCGATGCACGCATCCGGCGCCGGCAAAGCGTTCCTCGCCATGCTGCCGGACGAGAAAGTCACCCAGTTGTTGCACCGCAAAGGGCTGCACAGCTACACCCCACAGACCTTGAATGCCCAAACGCTGAAAGAAAATCTGACGGCGATTCGCCGTCAGGGTTACGCGCTGGACGATGAGGAGCACGCACTAGGCTTGCGTTGTGTCGCCGCCTGCATTCTGGACGAGCACCACGAAGCGTTTGCCGCCATCTCCATCTCCGGGCCGATATCCCGCATCACCGATAATCGCATCACCGAACTGGGGGCGCTGGTGATTAAGGCGGCGAAAGAGATCACCTACCAGTACGGCGGCGCGCGCTAA
- the metH gene encoding methionine synthase, with amino-acid sequence MANRLQALQQQLAQRIMILDGGMGTMIQSYRLQEEDYRGERFADWHCDLKGNNDLLVLSKPEVITAIHHDYLAAGADILETNTFNATRIAMADYEMEALSAEINTVAARLARACADEWTARTPERPRYVAGVLGPTNRTASISPDVNDPAYRNVSFDQLVDAYRESTRALVEGGVDIILIETIFDTLNAKAAIFAVETEFEALGVTLPVMISGTITDASGRTLSGQTTEAFYNSLRHARPLSFGLNCALGPDELRQYVAELSRIAECYVTAHPNAGLPNAFGEYDLDADEMARQIGEWAQSGFLNIIGGCCGTTPEHIAAMVKAVEGVAPRALPTLPVACRLSGLEPLNIGDDTLFVNVGERTNVTGSAKFKRLIKEEKYNEALDVARQQVESGAQIIDINMDEGMLNAEAAMVRFLNLIAGEPDIARVPIMIDSSKWDVVEAGLKCIQGKGIVNSISMKEGVDAFVHHARLVRRYGAAVVVMAFDEVGQADTRARKIEICRRAYHILTEEVGFPPEDIIFDPNIFAVATGIEEHNNYAVDFIEACADIKAQLPHALISGGVSNVSFSFRGNEPVREAIHAVFLYYAIRNGMDMGIVNAGQLAIYDDLPAELRDAVEDVILNRRDDGTERLLEIAEKYRGSKSDDDGNKGAAEWRGWPVRKRLEYALVKGITEFIEQDTEEARAQSARPIEVIEGPLMDGMNVVGDLFGAGKMFLPQVVKSARVMKQAVAYLEPFIQASKEQSSSAGKILLATVKGDVHDIGKNIVGVVLQCNNYEIIDLGVMVPTDKILKTAREENVDIVGLSGLITPSLDEMVNVAKEMERQGFTLPLLIGGATTSKAHTAVKIEQNYSGPTVYVQNASRSVGVVSALLSDTQHDDFVARIRKEYETVRIQHGRKKPRTPPVSLEVARDNAMPIDWESYTPPVAHRLGVQPVTASIETLRNYIDWTPFFMTWSLAGKYPNILEDEVVGEEAKRLFADANAMLDTLSASGMLNPRGVVGLFPANRVGDDVEIYTDERRTEVLTVSHHLRQQTEKTDFPNYCLADVVAPKASGKPDYLGAFAVTGGLEEDELAAQWEAQHDDYNKIMLKALADRLAEAFAEYLHERVRKVYWGYAPNENLGNDELIRENYQGIRPAPGYPACPDHTEKATIWQLLDVDNTVGMKLTESYAMWPGASVSGWYFSHPDSKYFAVAQIQRDQVEDYAVRKQMPIEEIERWLAPNLGYDAD; translated from the coding sequence ATGGCAAATCGTTTACAGGCATTACAACAGCAACTGGCGCAGCGCATTATGATCCTGGACGGCGGCATGGGGACCATGATCCAGAGTTACCGTCTGCAGGAAGAGGATTACCGCGGCGAGCGCTTTGCCGACTGGCACTGCGACCTGAAAGGCAATAACGACTTGCTGGTGCTGAGTAAGCCGGAGGTGATCACCGCCATTCATCACGATTATCTGGCGGCGGGCGCGGATATTCTGGAAACCAACACCTTCAACGCCACCCGCATCGCCATGGCCGACTACGAGATGGAGGCGCTGTCGGCGGAAATCAATACCGTCGCCGCCCGGCTGGCGCGCGCCTGCGCTGACGAGTGGACGGCACGTACGCCGGAGCGCCCGCGCTATGTCGCCGGGGTGCTGGGGCCGACTAACCGCACCGCGTCTATCTCGCCTGACGTGAACGACCCGGCGTACCGTAATGTCAGTTTCGACCAACTGGTGGACGCGTACCGTGAATCGACCCGCGCGCTGGTTGAAGGCGGCGTTGACATCATCCTGATCGAAACCATTTTTGACACCCTGAACGCTAAAGCCGCCATTTTTGCGGTAGAAACCGAATTCGAGGCGCTGGGCGTCACGCTGCCGGTGATGATCTCCGGCACCATTACCGATGCTTCCGGCCGTACCCTGTCCGGGCAGACGACCGAAGCGTTTTACAATTCGCTGCGCCATGCCCGGCCGCTGTCGTTCGGGCTTAACTGCGCGTTGGGGCCGGACGAACTGCGCCAGTATGTGGCGGAGCTGTCGCGCATTGCCGAATGCTACGTCACCGCTCACCCCAACGCCGGCTTGCCGAATGCTTTCGGCGAATACGATCTGGATGCGGACGAAATGGCGCGTCAGATCGGCGAATGGGCGCAATCCGGTTTCCTGAATATTATCGGCGGATGCTGCGGCACCACGCCTGAACACATCGCCGCGATGGTCAAAGCCGTTGAGGGTGTCGCGCCGCGTGCCTTGCCGACGTTGCCGGTGGCCTGCCGCTTGTCCGGGCTGGAACCGCTGAATATCGGTGACGACACGCTATTCGTCAACGTTGGCGAGCGTACCAACGTTACCGGTTCCGCTAAATTCAAACGCCTGATTAAAGAAGAAAAGTACAACGAAGCGCTGGACGTGGCGCGTCAGCAGGTGGAAAGCGGCGCACAAATCATCGACATCAACATGGACGAGGGCATGCTCAACGCCGAAGCGGCGATGGTGCGTTTCCTGAATCTTATCGCCGGCGAGCCGGATATCGCCCGCGTGCCGATCATGATCGACTCCTCCAAGTGGGACGTGGTGGAGGCCGGGCTGAAGTGCATTCAGGGCAAAGGCATCGTTAACTCGATTTCGATGAAAGAAGGCGTAGACGCCTTTGTCCATCACGCCCGGCTGGTGCGCCGTTACGGTGCCGCTGTGGTGGTGATGGCGTTTGACGAAGTGGGGCAGGCGGATACCCGCGCGCGCAAAATTGAAATTTGCCGCCGTGCTTACCACATCCTGACCGAAGAGGTCGGTTTCCCGCCGGAAGATATCATTTTCGACCCGAACATTTTTGCCGTCGCTACCGGCATTGAAGAACACAACAATTATGCGGTGGACTTTATCGAGGCGTGCGCCGATATCAAAGCCCAGTTGCCGCACGCGCTGATTTCCGGCGGCGTGTCTAACGTGTCGTTCTCGTTTCGCGGCAACGAGCCGGTGCGCGAAGCGATTCACGCGGTGTTCCTGTATTACGCTATTCGCAACGGCATGGACATGGGTATCGTCAACGCCGGTCAGTTGGCCATCTACGATGATCTGCCCGCCGAGTTGCGTGACGCGGTGGAAGACGTGATTCTCAACCGGCGCGACGACGGCACCGAACGGTTGCTGGAGATTGCCGAGAAATACCGGGGCAGTAAATCCGACGACGACGGCAACAAAGGCGCGGCGGAATGGCGCGGCTGGCCGGTGAGAAAACGGCTGGAATACGCGCTGGTTAAAGGCATTACCGAATTTATCGAGCAGGATACCGAAGAGGCGCGAGCCCAGTCAGCACGTCCCATCGAAGTGATCGAAGGGCCGTTGATGGACGGCATGAACGTGGTCGGCGACCTGTTTGGTGCCGGTAAGATGTTCCTGCCGCAGGTGGTGAAGTCGGCGCGAGTCATGAAACAGGCGGTGGCGTACTTGGAACCGTTTATTCAGGCCAGCAAAGAGCAGAGCTCCAGCGCCGGTAAGATTTTGCTGGCGACGGTGAAGGGTGACGTGCATGACATCGGTAAGAACATCGTCGGCGTGGTGTTGCAATGCAACAACTACGAAATTATCGATTTAGGCGTGATGGTGCCGACCGACAAGATCCTCAAGACGGCGCGTGAAGAAAACGTCGATATCGTCGGCCTGTCGGGGTTGATTACCCCGTCGCTGGATGAAATGGTCAACGTCGCCAAAGAGATGGAGCGCCAGGGCTTTACGTTGCCGCTGCTGATTGGCGGGGCCACCACCTCGAAGGCGCACACCGCGGTGAAGATCGAGCAGAATTACAGCGGCCCGACGGTATACGTGCAGAATGCGTCGCGCTCGGTGGGCGTGGTGTCGGCGCTGCTCTCGGATACGCAACACGACGACTTTGTGGCGCGCATCCGCAAAGAGTATGAAACGGTGCGCATCCAGCACGGCCGTAAAAAGCCGCGCACACCGCCGGTCTCACTGGAGGTGGCGCGCGATAACGCCATGCCGATCGACTGGGAAAGCTATACGCCGCCGGTAGCACATCGCCTTGGGGTACAACCGGTGACCGCCAGTATCGAGACCTTGCGCAATTATATCGACTGGACGCCGTTCTTTATGACCTGGTCGTTGGCGGGCAAATACCCCAACATTCTGGAAGACGAGGTGGTGGGCGAAGAGGCCAAACGGTTGTTTGCCGATGCGAATGCCATGTTGGATACCCTGTCTGCCAGCGGTATGCTAAACCCGCGCGGGGTGGTAGGGCTGTTCCCGGCTAACCGGGTAGGCGATGACGTTGAAATCTATACCGATGAGCGCCGCACTGAGGTACTGACCGTCAGCCATCACCTGCGTCAGCAAACCGAAAAGACGGATTTCCCTAACTACTGTCTGGCGGATGTGGTGGCGCCGAAAGCCAGCGGCAAGCCGGATTATCTCGGCGCTTTCGCGGTCACCGGTGGTCTGGAAGAGGACGAACTGGCGGCACAATGGGAAGCGCAGCACGACGACTACAACAAGATCATGCTCAAAGCGCTGGCGGACCGGCTGGCGGAAGCATTCGCCGAGTACCTGCACGAGCGGGTGCGCAAGGTCTACTGGGGGTATGCGCCGAATGAAAACCTCGGTAACGACGAACTGATCCGCGAAAATTATCAGGGCATCCGCCCGGCACCGGGCTACCCGGCTTGCCCGGATCACACCGAGAAAGCGACCATCTGGCAACTGCTGGATGTGGACAACACCGTCGGCATGAAACTCACCGAGTCTTACGCGATGTGGCCGGGTGCGTCGGTGTCCGGCTGGTACTTCAGCCACCCGGACAGCAAGTATTTCGCCGTGGCGCAAATCCAGCGCGACCAGGTGGAAGACTACGCGGTTCGCAAGCAGATGCCGATAGAGGAGATCGAGCGCTGGCTGGCGCCGAATCTGGGGTATGACGCAGACTGA
- a CDS encoding DASS family sodium-coupled anion symporter: MKTKTAYGLNWLALIVIVIVAAFFWQLTPPSGLKPAAWHSAVLFVATIVSIVANVLPIGAIGIISITLFALTYAASASIQTALSDLNSSLIWLIVVAFMIARGFIKTGLGRRIALQMIRLLGKRTLGLAYGLAFADLVLSPAMPSNTARCGGVIYPIADSLARSFDSRPDDASRSKIGTFLVTCIGNVNDVTAALFMTGYTGNLLAVKLAANAGVTITWGSWFVAAIVPCVISLLLVPLCVYVLAKPEIRHTPDAPKLAVSELEKMGSMSRGEWLMAATVVILLVLWIFGDLLGVDATTASFVGLSFLLLTGVLSWEDIKSEKGAWDTLIWFAALLMMANQLKKLGFTTWFGDLIGNSIGHLMQDTSWVLVLLLLNAAYFYTHYFFASGNAQIAALYAVFLGVGINLHIPAAPMALMLAFTSSLYCSLTQYTHARGPILFGAGYVPTAVWWRTGFVISLINQAIFMSVGLLWWKTIGLY, encoded by the coding sequence ATGAAGACTAAAACCGCATATGGCCTGAACTGGCTGGCACTGATCGTCATTGTGATTGTGGCTGCCTTCTTCTGGCAACTGACGCCCCCCAGCGGGCTGAAACCCGCCGCCTGGCATTCTGCCGTACTGTTTGTCGCCACGATTGTCAGCATTGTGGCGAATGTATTGCCGATCGGCGCCATCGGCATCATCAGTATTACCTTGTTCGCGCTGACTTACGCCGCCAGCGCCTCCATTCAAACCGCATTGAGCGACTTAAACAGTTCACTGATTTGGTTGATTGTGGTGGCGTTCATGATTGCCCGTGGTTTTATCAAAACCGGTCTGGGCCGTCGTATCGCCTTGCAGATGATCCGCCTGTTAGGCAAACGCACGCTTGGGCTGGCTTACGGCCTGGCGTTCGCCGACCTGGTGCTGTCGCCCGCTATGCCCAGCAACACCGCCCGTTGCGGCGGGGTAATTTATCCGATTGCCGACTCGCTGGCCCGCAGCTTCGATTCCAGACCGGATGACGCCTCCCGCAGCAAGATCGGTACTTTTCTGGTGACCTGTATCGGCAACGTTAACGATGTCACCGCCGCGCTGTTCATGACCGGTTATACCGGTAACTTGTTGGCGGTGAAACTGGCGGCCAACGCCGGCGTCACCATTACCTGGGGGAGTTGGTTTGTCGCGGCTATCGTTCCCTGCGTGATTTCTCTGTTGCTGGTGCCGCTGTGCGTCTATGTGCTGGCGAAACCGGAAATCCGCCATACGCCGGACGCGCCGAAACTGGCGGTCAGCGAACTGGAAAAAATGGGAAGCATGTCGCGCGGCGAGTGGCTGATGGCCGCCACGGTGGTGATTCTGCTGGTGCTGTGGATTTTCGGCGATCTGCTGGGCGTCGACGCGACTACCGCCTCTTTTGTCGGCCTCTCCTTCCTGCTGCTGACCGGTGTATTAAGCTGGGAAGACATTAAGAGCGAGAAAGGCGCGTGGGATACGCTGATTTGGTTCGCCGCGCTGCTGATGATGGCCAACCAGTTAAAAAAGCTGGGCTTCACCACCTGGTTCGGCGACCTGATCGGCAACAGCATCGGCCACCTGATGCAAGACACCAGTTGGGTGCTGGTGCTGCTGTTGCTCAACGCCGCCTACTTCTATACCCACTATTTCTTCGCCAGCGGCAACGCGCAAATCGCGGCGTTGTACGCGGTGTTCCTCGGCGTGGGCATTAACCTGCACATCCCGGCGGCACCGATGGCGCTGATGCTGGCGTTCACCAGCAGCCTGTACTGCTCGCTGACGCAGTACACCCACGCCCGCGGCCCGATTCTGTTCGGCGCCGGTTACGTGCCTACCGCCGTCTGGTGGCGCACCGGCTTTGTCATCAGCCTAATCAATCAGGCGATCTTCATGTCCGTTGGCTTGCTGTGGTGGAAAACCATCGGCCTTTATTGA
- a CDS encoding Na/Pi cotransporter family protein has product MLTLLNLLSAIALLVWGTHIVRTGIMRVYGARLRRTISDSVSRKPLAFLAGIGVTALVQSSNATALLAISFVSQGLIALAPALVIILGADVGTALMVRVLTFDLSWLSPLLIFLGVVFFLSRKQTRAGQLGRVAIGLGLILLALELIVQSATPITQTAGVKVVFSSLTGDVMLDALIGAIFAIVSYSSLAAVLLTATLTASHVISLDAALCLVIGANLGSGIVALANASAQGPAARQVALGSMFFKLIGSLPVLPAIGYLADLIETVPLPDAERVIYFHLFYNLARCLLLLPFAERMAELCSNLVRVEPELDPRLRPRHLDVSALDTPTLALANAARETLRIGDVIEQMLKMFQDTLQGNNPQAREIRKLDDDVDVLYNAIKLYLAQIEKAGLHERDSRRWAEVIEMALNLEQAGDIIERVVCDLDAHAPDGLRGFSTAGRDELNTLYEQLMSNLRLGMSVFLSADVTSARRLRRAKHRFRILNRRYSHAHVDRLHQQNIQSLETSSLHLGLLGDMNRLNSLFCAVAYNVLLMTEDEDEGREESSASA; this is encoded by the coding sequence GTGTTGACGCTGTTGAACTTGCTGTCTGCCATCGCGCTGCTGGTCTGGGGGACGCATATTGTTCGTACCGGGATTATGCGGGTATACGGCGCCCGTTTGCGCCGTACCATCAGCGATAGCGTGAGCCGTAAGCCGCTGGCTTTTCTCGCCGGCATCGGTGTGACTGCGCTGGTGCAGAGCAGCAACGCCACCGCGCTGCTCGCTATCTCTTTTGTCTCGCAAGGGTTAATTGCGCTGGCGCCGGCGTTGGTGATTATTCTGGGGGCGGATGTCGGCACCGCATTGATGGTGCGGGTGCTGACGTTTGATCTCAGTTGGCTGTCGCCATTGCTGATTTTCCTTGGCGTGGTGTTTTTCCTCAGCCGTAAGCAGACGCGCGCCGGGCAGTTAGGGCGCGTTGCCATCGGGTTGGGATTGATTTTGCTGGCGCTGGAGCTGATTGTGCAGTCGGCAACGCCGATCACCCAGACCGCCGGGGTGAAGGTGGTGTTTTCCTCGCTGACCGGCGATGTGATGCTGGATGCGCTGATTGGCGCGATATTCGCCATTGTGAGTTATTCCAGCCTGGCCGCGGTGCTATTAACCGCCACGCTGACGGCCAGTCATGTGATTTCGCTGGATGCGGCGCTGTGTCTGGTGATCGGCGCGAATTTGGGCAGCGGCATTGTGGCGCTGGCAAATGCCAGTGCGCAGGGGCCGGCGGCGCGACAGGTAGCGCTGGGGAGCATGTTCTTCAAACTGATCGGCAGCCTGCCGGTGTTGCCGGCCATCGGTTATCTGGCTGATTTGATAGAAACGGTGCCCTTGCCGGATGCGGAACGTGTGATTTATTTCCACCTGTTTTACAACCTGGCGCGCTGTCTGCTGTTGTTGCCCTTTGCCGAGCGGATGGCGGAGTTGTGCAGCAATCTGGTGCGGGTTGAGCCGGAGCTCGACCCTCGGTTGCGCCCTCGCCATTTGGATGTCAGCGCGTTGGATACGCCGACGCTGGCGCTGGCTAACGCGGCGCGGGAAACGCTGCGCATTGGCGACGTGATCGAACAGATGCTGAAAATGTTTCAGGATACGCTGCAGGGCAACAACCCGCAGGCGCGTGAAATCCGCAAACTGGATGACGACGTGGATGTGCTCTACAACGCCATCAAGCTCTATCTGGCGCAGATAGAAAAAGCCGGATTGCATGAGCGGGATTCACGGCGTTGGGCGGAAGTGATTGAAATGGCTCTCAATCTGGAACAGGCCGGTGATATTATTGAGCGGGTGGTCTGCGATCTGGATGCCCATGCGCCTGACGGGTTGCGCGGTTTTTCGACCGCCGGACGGGACGAACTCAACACCTTGTACGAACAACTGATGAGCAACCTGCGATTGGGGATGTCGGTGTTCCTCTCGGCGGATGTCACCAGCGCCAGACGCCTGCGTCGCGCTAAACACCGTTTCCGTATTCTGAACCGTCGTTATTCCCATGCACATGTTGACCGATTGCACCAGCAGAACATCCAGAGCCTGGAAACCAGCTCGCTACACCTTGGTTTGTTGGGGGATATGAACCGGCTGAATTCGCTGTTCTGCGCGGTGGCTTACAACGTGCTGCTGATGACGGAAGACGAGGACGAAGGGCGGGAAGAGTCCTCGGCGTCGGCGTAG